The following proteins are co-located in the Spinactinospora alkalitolerans genome:
- a CDS encoding class III extradiol dioxygenase subunit B-like domain-containing protein — protein MLITAAVCPHPPLLLPEVAGAAAPELDALRAACDRAVAALVAAEPDRLVVVGAGERAARHGADAGGSLIAHGVDIGVGPAPAVLPLPLTVGRWLAERAGAAPDAYVEVDRAARSEECLVSGAELARSAPRVAMLVMGDGSARRTERSPGHIDERAAGYDTGVADALAGADVGALSALDPVLARELMAAGRAAWQTLAGAADGAGLTGTLLAHEAPYGVGYFVALWS, from the coding sequence GTGCTGATCACCGCCGCCGTATGCCCGCACCCGCCGCTGCTCCTGCCCGAGGTGGCGGGGGCCGCGGCGCCCGAACTCGACGCCCTGCGGGCGGCCTGCGACCGGGCCGTCGCCGCGCTGGTCGCCGCCGAGCCGGACCGGCTGGTGGTGGTCGGGGCGGGCGAGCGCGCCGCGCGGCACGGCGCCGACGCCGGCGGGAGCCTGATCGCCCACGGGGTGGACATCGGGGTCGGCCCGGCCCCGGCGGTGCTGCCGCTCCCGCTGACCGTCGGGCGCTGGCTGGCCGAGCGGGCGGGAGCGGCCCCCGACGCCTACGTCGAGGTGGACCGCGCCGCGCGCTCCGAGGAGTGCCTCGTCTCAGGCGCGGAGCTGGCCCGCAGCGCGCCCCGGGTGGCGATGCTGGTGATGGGCGACGGCAGCGCACGGCGCACCGAGCGGTCACCGGGCCACATCGACGAGCGGGCCGCCGGCTACGACACCGGGGTCGCCGACGCGCTGGCCGGGGCCGACGTCGGCGCCCTGTCCGCGCTGGACCCGGTCCTCGCCCGCGAACTGATGGCCGCCGGCCGCGCCGCCTGGCAGACCCTCGCCGGAGCCGCCGACGGCGCAGGCCTCACCGGAACCCTCCTCGCCCACGAGGCCCCCTACGGCGTGGGCTACTTCGTCGCGCTGTGGAGCTGA
- a CDS encoding TetR/AcrR family transcriptional regulator has product MRLSDSPKASGDAQRVRRAERILDAAGELLVSWGYRRVTIDEVARRAGVGKGTVYLHFATKEALFLTVLMRSQLAMAERAVQRMRTDPSSVLLSNMARSAYLEVQRDPMVRAILTGDTETLGSLTRSAYETAGELLELRERTVDGYFDALREHGALRTDTPRDLQRHAFTAIVMGFLLVDPILPPTGHDTGSKADSLAQVVHSAFELSDDPGPLRAAAPEVIELYQRLLDRLREEIGRRKLT; this is encoded by the coding sequence TTGCGGCTCAGCGATTCACCGAAGGCGTCCGGGGACGCCCAGCGCGTCCGGCGCGCGGAGCGGATCCTCGACGCCGCCGGCGAGCTGCTCGTCTCCTGGGGCTACCGGCGCGTCACCATCGATGAGGTCGCCCGCCGCGCCGGCGTCGGCAAGGGCACCGTCTACCTGCACTTCGCCACCAAGGAGGCGCTCTTCCTGACGGTACTGATGCGCTCCCAGCTCGCGATGGCCGAGCGGGCCGTGCAGAGAATGCGGACGGATCCGTCCAGTGTCCTGCTGAGCAACATGGCCCGCTCCGCCTACCTCGAAGTGCAGCGGGATCCCATGGTCCGCGCCATCCTCACCGGCGACACCGAGACCCTGGGCTCACTGACGCGCAGCGCCTACGAGACCGCCGGGGAGCTGCTGGAGTTGCGCGAGCGCACCGTGGACGGATATTTCGACGCGCTCCGCGAGCACGGTGCGCTGCGCACGGACACCCCCAGAGACCTGCAACGACACGCGTTCACCGCCATCGTCATGGGGTTCCTGCTGGTCGACCCGATCCTTCCGCCCACCGGCCACGACACCGGCTCCAAGGCCGACTCGCTCGCACAGGTCGTGCACTCGGCCTTCGAGCTGTCCGACGACCCCGGACCGCTACGTGCGGCGGCGCCCGAGGTCATCGAGCTCTACCAGCGCCTGCTGGATCGACTGCGCGAGGAGATCGGCAGGCGGAAACTCACCTGA
- a CDS encoding cytochrome P450 family protein — MSTTTEPGAARPGGEFSLTDPELLTDPYGTVARIRERGAAVRARFMDGSLIWLFTRDAEVRTVLNDPRFVVDPASVPGHRAPNTRVDVMRAMGITEDMIPYLTEGMLDRDAPDHTRLRKLVSRAFTVRRVSELRPRVEEITEGLLDALPAHAEDGVVDLVEHFAYPLPITVICEMVGVPEEDRPLWLEWSHALFSMRPEEIEPTMWAMVDHIRGMIERRRAAPSDDLLDALIRVQDDDGDRLSETELITMVFTLVIAGHETTAHLIGNGTAALLTHPDQMALLRGDPGLLPAAVHELQRWCGPILMTRLRYAAEDLELGGVRLSAGEPVQAMLVGANRDPRHFSDPERLDLMRRPPGCGEQHVGFGHGAHYCLGAALARQEAEVAFGALLRRHPDLELGVAEQDLEWQPVPTMRRLVRLPVRI, encoded by the coding sequence ATGAGCACCACGACCGAACCGGGCGCCGCCCGCCCCGGCGGCGAATTCAGCCTGACCGACCCCGAACTGCTGACCGACCCCTACGGCACCGTCGCCCGCATCAGGGAGCGGGGCGCGGCCGTGCGCGCCCGGTTCATGGACGGCTCCCTGATTTGGCTCTTCACCCGGGACGCCGAGGTCAGGACCGTGCTGAACGACCCCCGCTTCGTCGTCGACCCGGCGTCGGTCCCCGGCCACCGGGCGCCCAACACGCGCGTCGACGTCATGCGGGCCATGGGGATCACCGAGGACATGATCCCCTACCTCACCGAGGGGATGCTGGACCGCGACGCCCCCGACCACACCCGGCTGCGCAAGCTCGTCTCCCGCGCCTTCACCGTGCGCCGCGTCTCCGAACTGCGGCCCCGCGTGGAGGAGATCACCGAGGGGCTGCTCGACGCGCTGCCGGCGCACGCCGAGGACGGCGTCGTCGACCTCGTCGAGCACTTCGCCTACCCGCTGCCGATCACGGTCATCTGCGAAATGGTCGGCGTGCCCGAGGAGGACCGCCCGCTGTGGCTGGAGTGGAGCCACGCCCTGTTCTCGATGCGGCCCGAGGAGATCGAGCCCACCATGTGGGCCATGGTCGACCACATCAGGGGGATGATCGAGCGCCGCCGCGCCGCCCCCTCCGACGACCTGCTCGACGCGCTGATCCGGGTGCAGGACGACGACGGCGACCGGCTCAGCGAGACCGAACTCATCACCATGGTGTTCACCCTGGTCATCGCCGGCCACGAGACCACGGCGCACCTCATCGGCAACGGCACCGCCGCGCTGCTGACCCACCCCGACCAGATGGCCCTGCTGCGCGGGGATCCCGGTCTGCTCCCCGCCGCGGTGCACGAGCTGCAGCGGTGGTGCGGCCCCATTCTGATGACCCGGCTGCGCTACGCCGCAGAGGACCTCGAACTGGGCGGCGTGCGGCTCTCGGCGGGCGAGCCGGTGCAGGCGATGCTGGTGGGCGCCAACCGCGACCCGCGGCACTTCTCCGACCCGGAGCGCCTCGACCTCATGCGGCGGCCCCCTGGATGCGGCGAGCAGCACGTCGGATTCGGGCACGGCGCACACTACTGCCTGGGCGCCGCGCTGGCCCGGCAGGAGGCCGAGGTGGCCTTCGGCGCGCTGCTGCGCCGCCACCCCGACCTGGAGCTGGGCGTCGCGGAACAGGACCTGGAATGGCAGCCCGTACCGACCATGCGCCGCCTGGTCCGGCTCCCGGTGCGGATCTGA
- the miaB gene encoding tRNA (N6-isopentenyl adenosine(37)-C2)-methylthiotransferase MiaB — MRTYGCQMNVHDSERLSGLLEDAGYQRAAEDATPDVVVFNTCAVRENADNRLYGNLGHLRPVKDSHPGMQIAVGGCLAQKDRGEIVRRAPWVDIVFGTHNIGSLPTLLERSRVQREAQVEIQESLETFPSTLPTRRESAYAAWVSISVGCNNTCTFCIVPALRGKEKDRRPGDVLAEIRALVAEGAIEVTLLGQNVNAYGSEFGDREAFSKLLRACGEIEGLERVRFTSPHPRDFTDDVIAAMAETPNVMPQLHMPLQSGSSRVLKAMRRSYRQERFLGIVDKVRAAMPDAAITTDIIVGFPGETEEDFAETLHVVREARFAQAYTFQYSKRPGTPAATMEGQLPKEVVQERYERLVELQNAISWEENKKLVGREVEVLVAEGEGRKDGDRRRMSGRAPDNRLVHFGVDDEALASLRPGDTAAVEVTYAAPHHLVADSGVRRVRRTRAGDAWAVRNGREPQAPGVLLGMPKVGAPAPEPAAAAGGCCDA, encoded by the coding sequence GTGCGGACCTACGGCTGCCAGATGAACGTCCACGACTCCGAGCGCCTGTCCGGCCTGCTGGAGGACGCGGGGTACCAGCGCGCAGCCGAGGACGCCACGCCAGATGTCGTCGTGTTCAACACGTGCGCGGTGCGTGAGAACGCGGACAACCGCCTGTACGGCAACCTCGGGCACCTGCGCCCGGTGAAGGACTCCCACCCGGGCATGCAGATCGCCGTCGGGGGCTGCCTGGCCCAGAAGGACCGCGGCGAGATCGTGCGCCGCGCCCCGTGGGTCGACATCGTCTTCGGCACCCACAACATCGGGTCGCTGCCGACCCTGCTGGAGCGCTCCCGCGTGCAGCGCGAGGCCCAGGTGGAGATCCAGGAGTCGCTGGAGACGTTCCCCTCGACCCTGCCCACCCGGCGCGAGTCCGCCTACGCCGCCTGGGTGTCGATCTCCGTGGGCTGCAACAACACCTGCACCTTCTGCATCGTGCCGGCGCTGCGCGGCAAGGAGAAGGACCGCCGCCCCGGCGACGTGCTGGCCGAGATCCGGGCGCTGGTCGCCGAGGGCGCGATCGAGGTCACGCTGCTCGGGCAGAACGTCAACGCCTACGGCTCGGAGTTCGGCGACCGAGAGGCGTTCTCCAAGCTGCTGCGCGCCTGCGGCGAGATCGAGGGCCTGGAGCGGGTCCGGTTCACCTCCCCGCACCCCCGCGACTTCACCGACGACGTGATCGCGGCGATGGCCGAGACCCCCAACGTCATGCCGCAGCTCCACATGCCGCTGCAGTCCGGCTCCAGCCGGGTGCTCAAGGCGATGCGCCGCTCCTACCGGCAGGAGCGCTTCCTCGGCATCGTGGACAAGGTCCGCGCCGCCATGCCCGATGCCGCGATCACCACCGACATCATCGTGGGCTTCCCCGGCGAGACCGAGGAGGACTTCGCCGAGACACTGCACGTGGTGCGCGAGGCGCGCTTCGCCCAGGCCTACACCTTCCAGTACTCCAAGCGCCCCGGCACGCCTGCGGCGACCATGGAGGGCCAGCTCCCCAAGGAGGTCGTGCAGGAGCGCTACGAGCGCCTCGTCGAACTGCAGAACGCCATCTCCTGGGAGGAGAACAAGAAGCTCGTCGGCCGCGAGGTCGAGGTGCTGGTGGCAGAGGGCGAGGGGCGCAAGGACGGCGACCGCCGCCGGATGTCGGGCCGCGCGCCCGACAACCGCCTGGTGCACTTCGGGGTGGACGACGAGGCCCTGGCCTCCCTGCGCCCCGGAGACACGGCCGCGGTCGAGGTCACCTACGCCGCGCCGCACCACCTGGTGGCCGACTCCGGCGTGCGCCGCGTGCGGCGCACCCGCGCCGGCGACGCCTGGGCCGTGCGCAACGGCCGGGAGCCCCAGGCCCCGGGCGTCCTGCTGGGCATGCCCAAGGTCGGCGCACCCGCGCCGGAGCCCGCCGCCGCGGCGGGCGGCTGCTGCGACGCCTGA
- a CDS encoding amino acid ABC transporter ATP-binding protein, with amino-acid sequence MTATPLVVLENVNKHFGDLHVLRDIDLSVQPGEVVVVIGPSGSGKSTLCRTINRLETIDGGTISIDGQLLPKEGRGLARLRSDVGMVFQSFNLFAHKTVLQNVTLGPMKVLKKSKADAEQRGMELLTRVRIADQAGKYPAQLSGGQQQRVAIARALAMNPKVIMFDEPTSALDPEMVQEVLDVMTDLAKEGMTMVVVTHEMGFARRAANRVVFMADGQIVEESSPDEFFTNPRSERARDFLSKILSH; translated from the coding sequence ATGACCGCAACTCCTCTCGTCGTGCTGGAGAACGTCAACAAGCACTTCGGCGACCTCCACGTGCTCCGCGACATCGACCTCTCCGTCCAACCCGGCGAGGTCGTCGTCGTCATCGGCCCGTCCGGATCCGGCAAGTCCACGCTGTGCCGCACCATCAACCGGCTGGAGACCATCGACGGCGGAACGATCAGCATCGACGGGCAGCTCCTGCCGAAGGAGGGGCGCGGCCTCGCCAGGCTCCGCAGCGACGTCGGCATGGTGTTCCAGTCCTTCAACCTGTTCGCGCACAAGACCGTGCTGCAGAACGTGACGCTGGGCCCCATGAAGGTGCTGAAGAAGTCCAAGGCCGATGCCGAGCAGCGCGGAATGGAACTGCTCACGCGGGTGCGCATCGCCGACCAGGCGGGCAAGTACCCCGCCCAGCTCTCCGGCGGTCAGCAGCAGCGGGTGGCGATCGCCCGGGCCCTGGCGATGAACCCCAAGGTCATCATGTTCGACGAGCCGACCTCCGCCCTGGACCCCGAAATGGTGCAGGAGGTGCTCGACGTCATGACCGACCTCGCCAAGGAGGGCATGACGATGGTCGTGGTCACCCACGAGATGGGCTTCGCCCGTCGGGCGGCCAACCGCGTGGTCTTCATGGCCGACGGCCAGATCGTCGAGGAGAGCTCCCCCGATGAGTTCTTCACCAATCCCCGCTCGGAGCGGGCCCGCGACTTCCTGTCCAAGATCTTGAGCCACTAG